A single window of Kitasatospora sp. HUAS MG31 DNA harbors:
- a CDS encoding helix-turn-helix domain-containing protein gives MQATVETPEPTPAQRFGALVHEAAGRAGYDLTPGAGGRLALARDTGMSASAVSRMLRGETLPRPAQFQRIAQAVRVELPDLLVRGGVISPDSANDLSQGVRSPITPEGALDSWGIRHPVIRKFLLAAIAQAIDLQQESERGTHTQR, from the coding sequence ATGCAGGCGACAGTGGAAACCCCGGAACCGACACCGGCTCAGCGCTTCGGGGCGCTCGTCCACGAGGCTGCGGGGCGCGCGGGGTACGACCTCACGCCGGGGGCGGGCGGCCGCCTCGCCCTGGCCAGGGACACCGGGATGAGCGCCTCGGCCGTCAGCCGCATGCTGCGCGGCGAGACCCTGCCGCGCCCGGCCCAGTTCCAGCGGATCGCCCAGGCCGTCCGCGTCGAACTCCCCGACCTCCTGGTACGCGGCGGTGTCATTTCCCCGGATTCCGCCAACGATCTTTCTCAGGGAGTACGCTCACCCATCACTCCTGAGGGTGCATTGGACTCCTGGGGAATCAGGCACCCCGTGATCCGGAAATTCCTTCTCGCCGCCATTGCGCAGGCGATCGACCTGCAGCAGGAAAGCGAGCGCGGCACGCACACGCAGAGATGA
- a CDS encoding GNAT family N-acetyltransferase yields the protein MITVRPAVPGDAPELVRLRGLMFAAMHGGARPGPWESVAEEVLRERLADPAGGMPAFVVDHPEHAGRLASCAIGTLERRLPAPGHPDGLFGFVFNICTDPDSRRRGYARACTEALLAWFDARRVTRIDLHATEGGEAMYRGLGFHEHAVALSRQRTLTG from the coding sequence ATGATCACCGTACGGCCGGCCGTGCCCGGCGACGCTCCCGAGCTGGTCCGGCTGCGCGGACTGATGTTCGCGGCGATGCACGGCGGTGCCCGCCCGGGCCCCTGGGAGTCCGTGGCGGAGGAGGTGCTGCGGGAGCGCCTGGCGGATCCGGCGGGCGGCATGCCCGCCTTCGTGGTGGACCACCCGGAGCACGCGGGCCGGCTGGCCTCCTGCGCGATCGGCACCCTGGAGCGCCGACTGCCGGCGCCCGGCCATCCGGACGGCCTGTTCGGCTTCGTCTTCAACATCTGCACCGACCCGGACAGTCGCCGGCGCGGCTACGCACGGGCCTGCACCGAGGCGCTGCTGGCCTGGTTCGACGCCCGCCGGGTCACCAGGATCGACCTGCACGCCACCGAGGGCGGCGAGGCGATGTACCGCGGCCTCGGCTTCCACGAGCACGCGGTGGCGCTGTCCCGGCAGCGCACGCTGACCGGCTGA
- the glpX gene encoding class II fructose-bisphosphatase: MTAQYPHDLPSALQVAPEAPDRNLALELVRVTEAAAMAAGRWVGRGDKNGADGAAVKAMRTLVSTVSMNGVVVIGEGEKDEAPMLYNGERVGDGTGAECDVAVDPVDGTTLTAKGMNNAVAVLAVADRGTMFDPSAVFYMDKLVTGPEAADFVDITAPTAVNIRRVAKAKGISVEDVTVVVLDRPRHEDLVREIREAGARIKYISDGDVAGAIMAAREGTGVDLLMGVGGTPEGIIAACAMKCMGGVIQGRLWPKDEAERRKALDAGHDLDRVLTTNDLVSGDNVFFVATGITDGELLRGVHYRQETATTSSLVMRSKSGTIREVNATHKLSKLRAYSAIDFDRAN, encoded by the coding sequence ATGACCGCGCAGTACCCTCACGACCTCCCCAGCGCCCTCCAGGTCGCTCCGGAGGCCCCGGACCGCAACCTCGCCCTCGAACTGGTCCGGGTGACCGAGGCCGCCGCGATGGCAGCCGGCCGCTGGGTCGGCCGGGGCGACAAGAACGGCGCCGACGGCGCGGCCGTGAAGGCGATGCGCACCCTCGTCTCCACCGTCTCGATGAACGGCGTGGTCGTCATCGGTGAGGGGGAGAAGGACGAGGCCCCGATGCTGTACAACGGCGAGCGGGTCGGCGACGGCACCGGCGCCGAGTGCGACGTCGCGGTGGACCCGGTGGACGGCACCACCCTCACCGCCAAGGGCATGAACAACGCGGTGGCCGTGCTGGCGGTCGCCGACCGCGGCACCATGTTCGACCCGAGCGCCGTCTTCTACATGGACAAGCTGGTGACCGGCCCCGAGGCCGCCGACTTCGTCGACATCACCGCCCCGACCGCGGTCAACATCCGACGGGTCGCCAAGGCCAAGGGCATCTCCGTCGAGGACGTCACCGTGGTGGTCCTGGACCGTCCTCGCCACGAGGACCTGGTGAGGGAGATCCGCGAGGCGGGCGCCCGGATCAAGTACATCTCGGACGGCGACGTGGCCGGCGCCATCATGGCCGCCCGCGAGGGCACCGGCGTCGACCTGCTGATGGGTGTCGGCGGCACGCCCGAGGGCATCATCGCGGCCTGCGCCATGAAGTGCATGGGCGGCGTCATCCAGGGCCGGCTTTGGCCGAAGGACGAGGCCGAGCGCCGGAAGGCGCTGGACGCCGGCCACGACCTGGACCGCGTCCTCACCACCAACGACCTGGTCAGCGGGGACAACGTGTTCTTCGTGGCCACCGGCATCACCGACGGCGAGCTGCTGCGCGGTGTGCACTACCGCCAGGAGACCGCCACCACCAGCTCGCTGGTGATGCGCTCCAAGAGCGGCACGATCCGCGAGGTCAACGCCACCCACAAGCTGTCCAAGCTGCGGGCGTACAGCGCGATCGACTTCGACCGCGCCAACTGA
- the xseA gene encoding exodeoxyribonuclease VII large subunit, with protein MAHTSSPEAPIAVGKVSALIGGWIDRLGEVWVEGQIAQLNRRPGAGMVFLTLRDPERDVSLTVTCFRSVFDQVADAVQEGSRIIVHAKPEWYTARGTLSLRASEIRLVGLGELLARLEQLKRRLQAEGLFDPARRKPLPFLPHCVGLVTGRGSAAERDVLEVARRRWPAVRFEVRNVLVQGPSAAAQVSAAVRELDGHPEVDVIVVARGGGSVEDLLPFSDEDLLRTVAAARTPVVSAIGHEPDQPLLDHVADLRASTPTDAAKRVVPDVGEELAKVHQLRDRARRHIVHRVERELAGLAGVRSRPVLAAPRQAIDARAEEVTALLERSRRVLGHRLDHAQTDLGHALARVVSLSPLATLQRGYAVLQKADGHVVTDPAQVAAGEELHARVAEGGFSVTAKP; from the coding sequence ATGGCCCACACCAGTTCCCCGGAAGCCCCGATCGCGGTCGGGAAGGTCTCGGCGCTGATCGGCGGGTGGATCGACCGGCTCGGCGAGGTGTGGGTCGAGGGGCAGATCGCGCAGCTGAACCGCCGGCCCGGGGCGGGCATGGTGTTCCTGACCCTGCGTGACCCGGAACGGGACGTGTCGCTGACCGTCACCTGCTTCCGCTCGGTCTTCGACCAGGTCGCGGACGCGGTCCAGGAGGGCTCGCGGATCATCGTGCACGCCAAGCCGGAGTGGTACACGGCCCGCGGCACGCTGTCGCTGCGGGCCTCCGAGATCCGGCTGGTGGGGCTCGGGGAACTGCTGGCGCGGCTCGAGCAGTTGAAGCGCCGGCTGCAGGCCGAGGGGCTGTTCGACCCGGCCCGCCGCAAGCCGCTGCCGTTCCTGCCGCACTGCGTCGGTCTGGTGACCGGCCGGGGTTCGGCGGCCGAGCGGGACGTGCTGGAGGTGGCCCGGCGGCGCTGGCCGGCGGTCCGCTTCGAGGTGCGCAACGTGCTGGTGCAGGGCCCCAGCGCGGCGGCCCAGGTGAGCGCGGCGGTACGGGAGTTGGACGGACACCCCGAGGTGGACGTGATCGTGGTGGCCCGTGGCGGGGGCAGTGTGGAGGACCTGCTGCCGTTCTCCGACGAGGACCTGCTGCGCACGGTGGCGGCGGCCCGGACGCCGGTGGTCAGCGCGATCGGCCACGAGCCGGACCAGCCGCTGCTGGACCACGTCGCCGACCTGCGCGCCTCCACCCCGACCGACGCCGCCAAGCGCGTGGTGCCGGACGTGGGCGAGGAGTTGGCCAAGGTGCACCAGCTGCGGGACCGCGCCCGCCGGCACATCGTGCACCGGGTGGAGCGGGAGCTGGCGGGCCTGGCCGGGGTGCGCAGCCGCCCCGTGCTGGCCGCGCCGCGGCAGGCGATCGACGCCCGGGCGGAGGAGGTGACCGCGCTGCTGGAGCGCTCCCGGCGGGTGCTCGGCCACCGGCTGGACCACGCGCAGACCGATCTCGGCCACGCGCTGGCCCGGGTGGTGTCGCTGTCGCCGCTGGCCACCCTGCAGCGCGGGTACGCGGTGCTGCAGAAGGCGGACGGGCACGTGGTGACGGATCCGGCGCAGGTCGCCGCGGGCGAGGAGCTGCACGCCCGGGTGGCCGAGGGCGGGTTCAGCGTGACGGCGAAGCCCTGA
- a CDS encoding VOC family protein → METFAFERLHHVQLDVPAGSEERCREFWGGVLGMAELAKPPVLAARGGCWFRGGGYEVHLGVVPEPSPSPKAHPAVLVTGLDALAARLEAAGHPVAWDDGFPGFRRFHSADPFGNRLEFLEPDREV, encoded by the coding sequence ATGGAGACGTTCGCGTTCGAGCGGCTGCACCACGTCCAGCTGGACGTCCCGGCGGGCTCCGAGGAGCGCTGCCGGGAGTTCTGGGGCGGGGTGCTCGGGATGGCCGAGCTGGCCAAGCCCCCGGTGCTGGCGGCCCGCGGCGGCTGCTGGTTCCGCGGCGGCGGGTACGAGGTGCACCTCGGCGTCGTCCCGGAGCCGTCCCCCTCGCCCAAGGCGCACCCCGCCGTCCTGGTGACCGGCCTGGACGCCCTCGCCGCCCGACTGGAGGCCGCCGGGCACCCGGTGGCCTGGGACGACGGCTTCCCGGGCTTCCGACGCTTCCACTCCGCCGACCCGTTCGGGAACCGGCTGGAGTTCCTGGAGCCCGACCGGGAGGTCTGA
- a CDS encoding RNA polymerase sigma factor has product MTVTPALIDAAKTGDRDAWSELYLEYRRPVLAFLTRRTGNPALAEDLTQDTFVRAMTAIAGYRWTGKDPGAWIFTIARNIMIDHDKRRSTRRERATEAVTDADSGVRVEELVIASAEADRVCAALCSLNDRQRTVLTLRYWDDLTSHEIAARIGLRVGAVKTLTYRARVNLRRTLADEPPA; this is encoded by the coding sequence ATGACAGTCACACCGGCGTTGATCGACGCCGCCAAGACCGGGGACCGGGACGCCTGGTCGGAGTTGTACCTCGAATACCGCAGGCCCGTACTGGCCTTCCTCACCCGCCGGACCGGAAACCCGGCGCTGGCCGAGGACCTGACGCAGGACACGTTCGTCCGCGCGATGACCGCGATCGCCGGCTACCGCTGGACCGGGAAGGACCCGGGGGCGTGGATCTTCACCATCGCCCGGAACATCATGATCGACCACGACAAGCGCCGTTCCACCCGGCGGGAGCGGGCGACCGAAGCGGTCACCGACGCCGACTCGGGGGTGCGGGTGGAGGAGCTGGTGATCGCCTCCGCCGAGGCGGACCGGGTCTGCGCCGCGCTCTGCTCGCTGAACGACCGCCAGCGCACCGTGCTGACGCTGCGCTACTGGGACGACCTGACGTCGCATGAGATAGCGGCCCGGATCGGGCTGCGGGTCGGCGCGGTCAAGACGCTGACCTACCGCGCCCGGGTCAACCTGCGGCGCACCCTGGCGGACGAGCCACCGGCCTGA
- the ychF gene encoding redox-regulated ATPase YchF, which produces MSLTIGIVGLPNVGKSTLFNALTKNDVLAANYPFATIEPNVGVVGVPDERLGKLAEIFNSQRVLPATVDFVDIAGIVRGASEGEGLGNKFLANIRESDAICQVVRAFTDPDVVHVDGKVSPKDDIETIHTELILADLQTVEKALPRLQKEARLKKDTAPVLAAAEAAQKILEDGKTLFEAGFDTAPIRELHLLTAKPFLYVFNVDEDELADEDFKNAQRELVAPAEAIFLNAKIESELIELDDAEALELLQSMGQEEPGLATLARVGFATLGLQTYLTAGPKEARAWTIKKGATAPEAAGVIHTDFQKGFIKAEVISFHDLVESGSIAEARSKGKARIEGKEYVMQDGDVVEFRFNV; this is translated from the coding sequence ATGTCGCTCACGATCGGAATCGTCGGCCTGCCGAACGTCGGCAAGTCGACCCTGTTCAACGCCCTGACCAAGAACGACGTCCTGGCGGCCAACTACCCGTTCGCCACCATCGAGCCCAACGTGGGCGTCGTCGGCGTCCCGGACGAGCGCCTGGGCAAGCTCGCCGAGATCTTCAACTCGCAGCGCGTCCTCCCCGCCACCGTCGACTTCGTCGACATCGCGGGTATCGTGCGCGGCGCCAGCGAGGGCGAGGGCCTGGGCAACAAGTTCCTCGCCAACATCCGTGAGTCGGACGCGATCTGCCAGGTCGTCCGCGCCTTCACCGACCCGGACGTGGTCCACGTGGACGGCAAGGTCTCGCCCAAGGACGACATCGAGACCATCCACACCGAGCTGATCCTGGCCGACCTCCAGACCGTGGAGAAGGCCCTGCCGCGCCTCCAGAAGGAGGCCCGCCTCAAGAAGGACACCGCGCCCGTGCTGGCCGCCGCCGAGGCCGCGCAGAAGATCCTCGAGGACGGCAAGACCCTGTTCGAGGCCGGCTTCGACACCGCCCCGATCCGCGAGCTCCACCTGCTCACCGCCAAGCCCTTCCTCTACGTCTTCAACGTGGACGAGGACGAGCTGGCCGACGAGGACTTCAAGAACGCCCAGCGCGAGCTGGTCGCCCCCGCCGAGGCGATCTTCCTCAACGCCAAGATCGAGTCCGAGCTGATCGAGCTGGACGACGCCGAGGCGCTGGAGCTCCTCCAGTCGATGGGCCAGGAAGAGCCGGGCCTGGCCACCCTCGCCCGGGTCGGCTTCGCCACCCTCGGCCTGCAGACCTACCTCACCGCGGGCCCCAAGGAGGCCCGGGCCTGGACGATCAAGAAGGGCGCCACCGCCCCCGAGGCCGCCGGTGTCATCCACACCGACTTCCAGAAGGGCTTCATCAAGGCCGAGGTGATCTCCTTCCACGACCTGGTCGAGTCCGGCTCCATCGCCGAGGCCCGCTCCAAGGGCAAGGCCCGCATCGAGGGCAAGGAGTACGTCATGCAGGACGGCGACGTGGTGGAGTTCCGCTTCAACGTCTAG
- a CDS encoding exodeoxyribonuclease VII small subunit — protein sequence MADQANGSGDSTLDTLGYEQARDELLEVVRQLENGGVPLEESLALWERGERLAKVCQRWLDGARARLDAALAAEEAEGPEGRA from the coding sequence ATGGCAGATCAGGCGAACGGCAGCGGGGACAGCACCCTCGACACCCTGGGCTACGAGCAGGCGCGGGACGAGCTCCTGGAGGTCGTCCGGCAGTTGGAGAACGGCGGCGTCCCGCTGGAGGAGTCGCTGGCGCTGTGGGAGCGCGGCGAGCGGCTGGCCAAGGTCTGCCAGCGCTGGCTGGACGGGGCCCGGGCCCGGCTGGACGCCGCGCTGGCCGCCGAGGAGGCCGAGGGACCCGAGGGCCGGGCGTGA
- a CDS encoding DUF6542 domain-containing protein, giving the protein MEQSIRTQAPGPRRRPPGGGVDGAAVPGPARSPDSRLRTASGGRSRPRPRLRFRLALPARSPSGGGRPARLTAVGTGVAGVVGTLVVAVLDRLLFGGLGVLFGLGYLVVCFQLAVRVRFADLPAAPISGPLAFAAALVLVQPPESGGLVGRVVALASGLALRAGWLFAGTGLAALIVAARWVAQRPGRRSR; this is encoded by the coding sequence GTGGAGCAGAGCATCCGTACCCAGGCGCCAGGGCCGAGACGGCGACCGCCGGGAGGCGGCGTCGACGGGGCCGCCGTACCGGGGCCCGCGCGGTCCCCCGACTCGCGGCTGCGGACGGCGTCCGGCGGTCGCTCCCGGCCGCGGCCGCGGCTGCGGTTCCGGCTGGCGCTGCCGGCCCGGTCGCCGTCCGGGGGCGGGCGCCCGGCCCGGCTGACCGCGGTGGGCACCGGGGTGGCCGGGGTGGTGGGCACGCTGGTGGTGGCGGTGCTGGACCGGCTGCTGTTCGGCGGTCTTGGTGTGCTGTTCGGGCTGGGGTACCTGGTGGTCTGCTTCCAGCTGGCGGTCCGGGTGCGGTTCGCGGACCTGCCGGCGGCGCCGATCAGCGGGCCGCTGGCGTTCGCGGCGGCGCTGGTGCTGGTGCAGCCGCCGGAGTCCGGCGGGCTGGTCGGGCGCGTGGTGGCGCTGGCGAGCGGGCTGGCACTGCGGGCCGGCTGGCTGTTCGCGGGCACCGGGCTGGCGGCGCTGATCGTCGCGGCGCGGTGGGTGGCGCAGCGGCCCGGCCGGCGGTCCCGCTGA
- a CDS encoding malonic semialdehyde reductase, which translates to MTLALDTAAQDLLFREAHTANAFTDEPVSDEQVQAIYDLIKYGPTAFNEQPLRIVLVRTPEGRERLVKHMAEGNRAKTAAAPLVAVLAADNEFHHELPRLLPSFPQAKDLFFSERPVREASAQLNGALQAAYFIIGVRAAGLAAGPMTGFDAEGLNKEFFGDGEHSVLAVVNIGKPGDGAFYPRSPRLEYDEVVTTV; encoded by the coding sequence ATGACCCTGGCTCTCGACACCGCCGCCCAGGACCTGCTCTTCCGCGAGGCCCACACGGCCAACGCGTTCACGGACGAGCCCGTGAGCGACGAGCAGGTCCAGGCCATCTACGACCTGATCAAGTACGGCCCGACCGCGTTCAACGAGCAGCCGCTGCGCATCGTGCTGGTCCGCACCCCCGAGGGCCGTGAGCGCCTGGTGAAGCACATGGCGGAGGGCAACCGCGCCAAGACCGCCGCCGCCCCGCTGGTCGCCGTCCTCGCCGCGGACAACGAGTTCCACCACGAGCTGCCGCGCCTGCTGCCGTCCTTCCCGCAGGCCAAGGACCTCTTCTTCTCCGAGCGCCCGGTCCGCGAGGCCTCCGCCCAGCTGAACGGCGCCCTCCAGGCCGCGTACTTCATCATCGGCGTCCGCGCCGCCGGCCTGGCCGCCGGCCCGATGACCGGCTTCGACGCCGAGGGCCTGAACAAGGAGTTCTTCGGCGACGGCGAGCACTCGGTGCTGGCCGTGGTGAACATCGGCAAGCCCGGCGACGGCGCCTTCTACCCGCGCAGCCCGCGCCTGGAGTACGACGAGGTCGTCACCACCGTCTGA
- a CDS encoding peptidoglycan-binding domain-containing protein, with amino-acid sequence MTENPPTQRCNFTDSRPTIKQGASGDAVKQAQCYLNSSLTGEQLAVDGEFGPVTDAAVRRFQVCAKITIDGIVGAQTWSFLTFWSNSPGFVC; translated from the coding sequence GTGACAGAAAACCCGCCGACCCAGCGCTGCAACTTCACCGATTCCCGACCGACGATCAAGCAGGGAGCGTCGGGGGACGCGGTCAAGCAGGCGCAGTGCTACCTCAACTCCTCGCTGACCGGGGAGCAACTCGCCGTGGACGGCGAATTCGGCCCTGTGACGGATGCCGCGGTGAGGCGGTTCCAGGTCTGCGCCAAAATCACGATCGACGGGATTGTCGGCGCCCAGACCTGGTCGTTCCTGACGTTCTGGTCCAACTCGCCGGGATTCGTCTGCTGA
- the ppgK gene encoding polyphosphate--glucose phosphotransferase, with product MATVFGVDIGGSGIKGAPVDLVRGGLAQERHKVLTPHPAAPEAVVAAVREVVRQYDHRGPVGLTFPGVVVRGHTRTAANVDKRWIGVDAEALFRDELGLPATVVNDADAAGIAEVAYGAGRARGGVTLLLTFGTGIGSALFVDGTLVPNTELGHLELRGKDAERRASSAARERHDLSWAEWAGRVDEYLDLVEMLFSPQLIIIGGGVSRKHDRFLPLLREREAEVVPALLRNDAGIVGAAMAASKAA from the coding sequence ATGGCGACGGTTTTCGGCGTGGACATCGGCGGTTCCGGGATCAAGGGCGCCCCGGTCGACCTGGTCCGGGGCGGGCTGGCCCAGGAACGGCACAAGGTGCTCACCCCCCATCCCGCCGCGCCCGAGGCCGTGGTCGCCGCGGTCCGCGAGGTGGTCCGGCAGTACGACCACCGGGGGCCGGTCGGGCTCACCTTCCCCGGCGTGGTCGTCCGCGGGCACACCCGGACGGCCGCCAATGTGGACAAGCGCTGGATCGGCGTGGACGCCGAGGCCCTGTTCCGCGACGAGCTGGGCCTGCCCGCGACCGTGGTCAACGACGCCGACGCGGCCGGCATCGCCGAGGTCGCCTACGGCGCCGGGCGGGCCAGGGGCGGGGTCACCCTGCTGCTCACCTTCGGCACCGGCATCGGCAGCGCCCTGTTCGTGGACGGCACCCTCGTCCCCAACACCGAACTCGGCCACCTCGAACTGCGCGGCAAGGACGCCGAGCGGCGTGCCTCCTCGGCCGCCCGGGAGCGGCACGACCTCAGCTGGGCCGAGTGGGCCGGCCGGGTGGACGAGTACCTCGACCTGGTGGAGATGCTGTTCTCACCCCAGCTGATCATCATCGGTGGCGGGGTCAGTCGGAAGCACGACAGGTTCCTGCCGCTGCTCCGGGAACGCGAGGCCGAGGTCGTCCCGGCGCTGCTGCGCAACGACGCCGGGATCGTGGGCGCGGCGATGGCGGCGTCCAAGGCGGCCTGA
- a CDS encoding 4-hydroxy-3-methylbut-2-enyl diphosphate reductase, with amino-acid sequence MSTTAQRRVLLAAPRGYCAGVDRAVIAVEKALEQYGAPIYVRKQIVHNKYVVQTLEKKGAIFVDETEEVPEGSIVVFSAHGVAPSVHDEAKAGKLATVDATCPLVTKVHKEAVRFADEDYDILLVGHEGHEEVIGTMGEAPDRIHLVDGAEDVAKVQVRDESKVVWLSQTTLSVDETMATVGELKKRFPLLVSPPSDDICYATQNRQVAVKQMAPETDLLIVVGSKNSSNSVRLVEVGLEYGAKAAHLVDFAEEIDDAWLEGVTTVGLTSGASVPEILVEGVLDRLAERGFGDVETVKTAEEHLTFSLPKELRRDLRAEAAGKL; translated from the coding sequence ATGTCCACCACTGCTCAGCGCCGTGTCCTGCTCGCCGCCCCCCGTGGCTACTGCGCGGGTGTCGACCGCGCCGTGATCGCCGTGGAGAAGGCCCTGGAGCAGTACGGGGCACCGATCTACGTCCGCAAGCAGATCGTCCACAACAAGTACGTCGTGCAGACCCTGGAGAAGAAGGGCGCGATCTTCGTCGACGAGACGGAGGAGGTGCCCGAGGGCTCCATCGTGGTGTTCTCCGCGCACGGCGTCGCCCCCTCGGTGCACGACGAGGCCAAGGCCGGCAAGCTCGCCACCGTCGACGCCACCTGCCCCCTGGTGACCAAGGTCCACAAGGAGGCCGTGCGCTTCGCCGACGAGGACTACGACATCCTGCTCGTCGGCCACGAGGGCCACGAGGAGGTCATCGGCACCATGGGCGAGGCCCCGGACCGGATCCACCTGGTGGACGGCGCCGAGGACGTGGCCAAGGTGCAGGTCCGGGACGAGTCCAAGGTCGTCTGGCTGTCCCAGACCACCCTCTCGGTGGACGAGACCATGGCCACCGTCGGCGAGCTGAAGAAGCGCTTCCCGCTGCTGGTCAGCCCGCCCAGCGACGACATCTGCTACGCCACCCAGAACCGGCAGGTGGCCGTCAAGCAGATGGCCCCCGAGACCGACCTGCTGATCGTGGTCGGCTCCAAGAACTCCTCCAACTCGGTCCGCCTGGTCGAGGTCGGCCTGGAGTACGGCGCCAAGGCCGCCCACCTGGTCGACTTCGCCGAGGAGATCGACGACGCCTGGCTGGAGGGCGTCACCACGGTCGGCCTGACCAGCGGCGCCTCGGTGCCGGAGATCCTGGTCGAGGGCGTGCTCGACCGCCTCGCCGAGCGCGGCTTCGGCGACGTCGAGACGGTCAAGACCGCCGAGGAGCACCTCACCTTCTCGCTGCCCAAGGAGCTCCGCCGCGACCTGCGCGCGGAGGCCGCCGGCAAGCTGTAG
- a CDS encoding WhiB family transcriptional regulator: protein MLHPIESSVSAAARPSAAQQLEHLEDDPWHSGAACRSDEAGLFFAPSKEPTAARLSREEQAKRVCARCPVLLECREHALAQPEPYGVWGGLTAAERRVVLARRRRRDADLREASRLGARRIAG from the coding sequence GTGCTGCATCCGATCGAGTCCAGCGTTTCAGCCGCCGCCCGCCCCTCGGCGGCGCAGCAACTGGAGCATCTGGAGGACGACCCCTGGCACAGCGGGGCGGCCTGCCGCAGTGACGAGGCGGGTCTGTTCTTCGCCCCGTCCAAGGAGCCCACGGCGGCCCGGCTCTCCCGCGAGGAGCAGGCCAAGCGGGTGTGCGCGCGCTGCCCGGTGCTGCTGGAGTGCCGCGAGCACGCCCTCGCCCAGCCGGAGCCGTACGGCGTGTGGGGCGGGCTGACCGCGGCCGAGCGCCGGGTCGTCCTCGCCCGCCGCCGGCGCCGCGACGCGGACCTCCGCGAGGCCAGCCGCCTCGGCGCCCGCCGGATAGCGGGCTGA
- a CDS encoding DUF4245 domain-containing protein: MASSMRTRQTVRDMVLSMLAVGGVVFIGYLFLPHSGGDGVHVVDYRSALASAKRAAPFPVLGPQGLEDDWRATSVEYRQDKKGHNVWHLGFVTPTGQYAAIEQSDGEREAVLSEVTLGAKPDGNASVSGEDWQRYQGDKYRGLTRQTGTATTVVTGTASYDELARLAQSLK, translated from the coding sequence GTGGCAAGCAGCATGAGAACCCGGCAGACGGTACGGGACATGGTCCTGTCGATGCTGGCGGTCGGCGGCGTCGTCTTCATCGGCTACCTCTTCCTCCCGCACTCGGGGGGTGACGGGGTGCACGTGGTCGACTACCGCTCCGCGCTGGCCTCCGCCAAGCGGGCGGCACCGTTCCCGGTGCTCGGCCCGCAGGGGCTGGAGGACGACTGGCGGGCGACCTCGGTCGAGTACCGCCAGGACAAGAAGGGCCACAACGTCTGGCACCTGGGCTTCGTCACCCCGACCGGCCAGTACGCCGCGATCGAGCAGAGCGACGGCGAGCGCGAGGCCGTCCTCAGCGAGGTGACGCTCGGCGCCAAGCCCGACGGCAACGCCTCGGTGTCCGGCGAGGACTGGCAGCGCTACCAGGGCGACAAGTACCGCGGCCTCACCAGGCAGACCGGCACCGCCACCACCGTGGTCACCGGCACCGCCTCCTACGACGAGCTCGCCAGGCTCGCGCAGTCGCTGAAGTAG